TGACCTCGTAGCCGCCCTCGCCGTCGAGCCCCGAGATCGTGCCGGCGAACAGCTCGGCGTCGTTGTTCTGAAGGCTTTCCTTGATGCTGGTGAAGATGTTCGCGAAGATCTGGAGATTGCCCGCCGCGCCCTGGAGCGACCGGCTGAACTCCTCGTACGCGGTCTTCAGGGCCGGACTTGCCTGCTCCAGGTAAAGGCCGTTGTCGAGCAGCGTGCTGACCTCGCCCATCAGCCGGTACAGCTCCGGGATGATGATCCCGCACTGCGTGCTGAGCTGGGTCGTGGTTTCGAGAATGCCCGCGTAATCGGCGGAGAGGTCCGCCATGCTCGCCTCCTTCGATCAGAATGGTGAACGGGGTGAACGGGGGTGGCCGGAGCCTTGGGCGTCAGGCCGCCGGCGGGTTGTTGAGGTTGTTCGCCATCTGCTCGTCGAGGTCCTGCATGCCCTCTTTGATCTTGACGAACTGGTCGGCGAACGAGTCGATGTTGTTGATCAGTTCCGTCAGCTGCTGGTGGAACTCGGTGAACTTCTGGTTCAGCACGGTGCCGGTCTGCGGCATGATCAGGTGGTTGGCCAGCGCGTCGTCCACCGCCCCCTTGGCCGCGTCGGAGGCGGGCCTGATGACGTTGTCGTTGGCGGCCTTCATGGCCGCGGCGGCGGCGTCCACGTCGCCGTAGGTGATGCTGATGTTGGGCATGGCTGGAAGTCTCCTCAGTCACGTGCTCGGGGCTGGGAAAGGGCGTTCTCGCGGCCCTCCGGGCCGTCACTTCTCCACGGGTTCCCAGTCGTCGGTGGGTCCGGGGCGGGTGTACTCCTCGACGGTCACCTCCTCGTTGCCGTCGTCGTCGACCTCGGTGGTGGTGACCGTCTTGGTGCCCGCGCCGGTCTCGTCGTCGATCGTGACTTCCTCGACCGTCGTGCTCTCGTCCGGCCCGTTGGTGGTGCTGGTGTAGTCGCGGTTGTCGAAGCCGACGTCCTCGTTCAGCTCGCCCGAGTACTCCGTGACCGTCGTCATCTCCCCGCCGTCCGGCAGCGTGACCGTCACGTCCTCCTGCGTCACCTGGCCGTCGTCGCCGTAGGTGTACTCGGTGGTCGAGACGAACTCCTGGCCGTCCTCAAGCGTCGTGGTCGTCGTCTCGCTGGTGATCGTGTAGTTCTCGTCGTAGGAGAGCGTGATCTCCGTCGTCGAGCCGTCGGGGTTGGTGAACCGCATGCGGCTGGGCGGGTTCTCGTCCGGGACGGGCGGCTCCTCGCCCGGCTGGTGCGGCGCGTTGAGGTCGGAGACGTCCTGCTCCCACGTGTCGCAGAAGGCGGGCCGGTCGTCCTCCTTGCACACCTCGCCCATCTGGGCGCCGGGGTGCTCCGCGAAGTACTCGGCCGCGCCGATCTCCTCCAGGTAGGCGTTCCACTCCTCGGTGGCCTCGACCCAGTTCTCGTGCCGCTCGACCTCGCCGCGCCAGCGGTTGAACTCCGCCTTGGCGGAGGCGGACGCGGCACCGCTGGCGATCTGCGCGTCCTGCTGGAACACGGCGTCGGCCACGCCGCCGAAGGTGTCGCCGAACTGCTCCAGCTTCTCGCTGGCCTTCTCCGTGCGGGTCCTGCACATCCGGAAGAAGACGCTGAACTGCTGGGACAGGTAGCTGTTCCCGAAGATGGCCGTGTTGTCGCCCGGGTTGTTGTTGCCCATCTCCGCGAACTTGCCGTCGCCGCCCCCGTCGGCGGCCCGTTTGGCGAGCTGGTGCATGCCGTCCCGCATGTCGTACAGGTCTTCGTAGTTGATCGAGAAGTCGGCCATGCACGCCTCCTTGGCCCGGTCGCCGCGCACCCCCGGGTGCGGAGGCGCCTTCGTACCCTCCACGCACCAGCCGCCCGGATGGTTCACAGCAAACTCGTGTGAACCATCCGGCCCGCTCGCGCGTGGAGCTTGCGAGGGGCCGCGCCGGGCGGCTCCCGGTCGGCCGCAGCGAGCGCGTGGCAGCGAGAAGGTGAGGACCCCAGGTCATGGCCCGTCCACCGGACTGGAGCGCGCTCGGCATGGACGACCCGACGCCGGGCGACCCCGACCAGCTCCAGGAGCTGATCACCTCGCAGGGCGCCCTGGTCGACCTCGCGGACGAGATCGACGGCGCCCTCACCGAGCTGATGAACGCGCACAGCACGACGTTCGTCGGCCAGACGGCCCAGGCGCTGCGCGACATGATGGACGGCCGGCTGCGCGACTACATCAGCGGCTTCAGGGAGGCGCACCAGACCGTTCAGGACGCGCTCGTCACCTACCGCACGGTCATGATCGAGCAGCAGGGCATCGCGGACTCCGCGCTGACCGCCGCCCAGGGGCTCGACGAGGACGACGAGGAGGGCCGGGAGACCCACAAGTCCACGGCGGAGACCGCCCGCGACACGCTGGAGAGCGCCGCCAACACGGCCGGCGAGGCCCTCAACTCCGCGGCCTACTCGATTCCCTCGGCCGTGGACGAGTGCGCCGAGTTCTGGAAGTTCCTGACCATCTTCGCGCTGGTGCTGATCATCCCGGCGATGATCTTCGGTGGTGTGGTGGCGCTGGCGGCCATCGCGCTGAACGCCGCGCTGCTGATCAAGACCGCCGTCGACTTCTCCAAGGGCGACGCGAGCGTCACCGACCTGGTGCTCGGCATCCTCGGCGTGCTGATCCCGACCACGCGCGGCATCAACATCACCAAGATCGGCTCCTCGTTCAAGAGCTGGTCCAAGACCACGTTCAAGCCGATGGGGCAGATGAACGGCCTCGGCAAGTTCATGTACCTGACCTACCTGGTGGGCCGGCCGATCCTCTACGTGCCGGTCCACCTGTTCCGGGGCATCAAGAACGCCCCGATGTTCGCCAACATGAGCAACATGAACACCCTGGGCAAGTTCATGTACCTGGGGAACCTCGCCTTCCGCGGCCTCGCCTTCGTCCCCGTGCACCTGACGCGCGCGGGCGCCACCTTCGCCTCGTTCAGCTCCGACGCGCTCGCGACGGCGTGGCGGGCGAACGGCTTCGCGGGTGCCATCAGGACCGTCGGCGACGGCATCAGCTGGGCCGGCAGCACAGCGCTCACCAGGCTCAACGGCCTCACCGGCTTCTCCGGCTACGTCTGGGCCAACGCCAAGCTCGGCGGGCTCACGCTCGTCGTACCGGTCAACGCCGCGGAGATCGGTGCCAAGTTCACGTGGACGGGCCTCGGCCAGGCGGCCAAGATCGGCTTCTGGAACCGCGGCGTGCTCAACCAGTTCAGGACCGGTGCCTTCGTCCAGGGCAACAACGCCATCGACATCCGCGCCTTCCGGGGCATCGCGGACGACGGCAAAGTCGTCGCGGACGTGAACAAGCTCATCAGGTACCAGCCGGGCGGCGCGGCCGGTCTGCACACGATCAGCAACACCATGCACCTGGTCGCGTTCGGCGACATCGGCCGCGGCGCGCAGGGCCTGGTGCCCGGCAACTTCGGCATGGGCGACATGCCCTCGTCCAGCCCCATCTCGCTCAGCTTCGCCGACCGCGGCCTGCACGTCGGCATGACCCACATCCCGGGCCTGGGCGACAGCCTGGCCGACGTGCCGCGCGGCAGCGGCGGCCTGGGCGGCATGCCCCCCGCCAGCCTGGTCGTGCACGCGCCCGGCGTCGACGGCCGCCCGGTCGCCATCACCGTCCCGTTGCTCTCCGACGGTTTCGCCGCCGGGGGCCGCGGCGGCGACGTCAGCGTGGTCATCAACCTGGACGGCTTCACCCCCATCAGGGTCACCTACGGGGAGAACGGGCTGACCATCGTCCCGGTCAACGCGGGCGGCGGCATGCCGGCCATCAACGTGAGCGGCATGCCGCAGCTCGGGGAGATGTCGCTGGTCCCGTCGTCCGGCCTCTCCATCCCGCCGGCCAACCTCAGCCCCTCGGCCGACCTCGCGAACCAGGCGCTCGGCGGCCTGAACGGCGCCCCCAGACTCGGCGCCAACGACCTCGCGTTCGACATCAACGTGGGCTCGATGCCCTCGCTCCGGCTCAACTTCGCCGACGACGGCCTGTCCCTCAGCATGCCGGACATCTCCCTCACCGGCGCGAGCCGCCCCACGGTCGACTTCCCCCCGGTGGAGACCCCCACCCTCAGCGGCATCAACAACGCGGCGCCCGCGCTCCCGGACACCGGCACCCTCACCCCGCCCGCACTCGGCCAGACCGACCACGCCGGCGTCAACGTCGGCGTGCACGCCGGCGGACTGCCGCCCGGCGTCTCCGTCACCGCGCCCCACGCGAACCAGCTGAACGTCGGCCTCGGCAACGCCAACAACTTCTCCATCAACCTGGCCGACGGGCTGCGGCACTCCGTCGACGACCTCACGGCCGCCACTCCCAACGGCCAGTTCGGGAACGTCGACGCCACCGTCGCGCCGCCGGCCGGCGGGATCACCGCCTCTCCCGCGGGCGCCACACCG
Above is a genomic segment from Streptomyces marincola containing:
- a CDS encoding hotdog family protein; this encodes MADFSINYEDLYDMRDGMHQLAKRAADGGGDGKFAEMGNNNPGDNTAIFGNSYLSQQFSVFFRMCRTRTEKASEKLEQFGDTFGGVADAVFQQDAQIASGAASASAKAEFNRWRGEVERHENWVEATEEWNAYLEEIGAAEYFAEHPGAQMGEVCKEDDRPAFCDTWEQDVSDLNAPHQPGEEPPVPDENPPSRMRFTNPDGSTTEITLSYDENYTITSETTTTTLEDGQEFVSTTEYTYGDDGQVTQEDVTVTLPDGGEMTTVTEYSGELNEDVGFDNRDYTSTTNGPDESTTVEEVTIDDETGAGTKTVTTTEVDDDGNEEVTVEEYTRPGPTDDWEPVEK